TTCCAGCAGGTTATGAGTGAAGGTCGGGTATTCGGCATCGAGCTTGAGCTGTACCCGCGCCGTCAGATAAGCAAACCCCTCCAGCAAACGCTCGACGTACGGGTCGGCGCAGTCCATGCCGGACAACGTCAGCCGACTGGCGATTTTCGGGTATTCCTGAGCGAACTCCGCCGCGCTTTCGCGCACGTGGTGCAGCTCCTGGTTGTACAGTTCCAGCAGGCGCGGGTTCATGAGCGTCTCCGTTGTTCGGCGTTGATCACTCGCACATGGCCGGATTCCAGGTCCAGGTCGGTTTGCAGCACCAGGCGCAGCGGCACTGGCTGAGCCCAGAGATCGCCTTCGATCTCGAAACTCAGGGCGTTGTGGTTCATCTCGGCGGATGCCCGGGCCCGCACGCGCAAAGTGTTACGCAGAATCCGCGGTTCGAAGGTGGCGATGGCCTGGTGGATCAGCGCTTCAAGCGCCGCGATATCGACGTTCGATGCACTATTGCCGGCCAGGGCTGGCAGCCCGAAGTTGACCACCGACGTGCCGGCCTCGGTGTGCAACGTCGCATCGGCGCTGAGCAACGAAGTGGTGTTGAGCAGCCACGCCAGGTCACGCAGCAC
The Pseudomonas lini DNA segment above includes these coding regions:
- the tssE gene encoding type VI secretion system baseplate subunit TssE — encoded protein: MVTEIATRDRLQPSLLDRLTDDDPSNLKESADKRVLSLTQLKASVLRDLAWLLNTTSLLSADATLHTEAGTSVVNFGLPALAGNSASNVDIAALEALIHQAIATFEPRILRNTLRVRARASAEMNHNALSFEIEGDLWAQPVPLRLVLQTDLDLESGHVRVINAEQRRRS